The DNA region TTAAACTATACCCCAAATGATTCATCCTACAAATATTTGAAAATATCACCTTTAACGAATCACTTTTATAAACAATTCCAGTAAAGTATTTATTAGCAATATTTATTTGGGTAACATTTATTTTTTTTGAAAATACATTTCCCAATTCTGTAAATACGTCCGTAAGAATACATTGATGGAACATCACAGACAAACTATCCTCGGTAATAGATTTTATTACTAAAGGATGAATAATACTATTTACCCCAATATCCTGTTTTGCTACATTAATATTTCTTAACACGAACTTCGACACATTAACAGCCCCATTAGCATAGGAATAGTTCATTTGTTGACCGGGAATCAGTACCAAATCTTTATTCCATCCTATTAAACTAACTACCTCTTTACGTAGCCAAATTTTACCTTGAAATAATTTAATTTTTAAATTATTCGCTTGCTTGTTATTTACTAAGAATCTAGTCCCCAATGCAGTTGTGGAGATTGAACCTGAATAAACAACGAAAGGTTGATGTTTATTTTTAGCTACTTTAAATATCGCTTTTCCAGATAAATATATGGAACGCTCTATGCTTTTAAACGGAGTATAAAATGATATTGAACTATGAGGATAAAGGTTAACTACACTTTTATCCGACAAAATAATTTTCTTTATTTTCAATGAATTATTTCTAATAACCTGCTGTTGCTCTGATACAGTCTGATTTGTAGCGACTTTATACTCTTTTTGAGGAGCATTATTAGCAATTGTATTGTTATCCTTAACGATAAAAGTAATTAAAGCAATAAAAAATAGAATTGCCGCAGCGGCTATATATTTATAATTTCTTATCAGACTAAAAGGGGAAATGATTTTATCATTTGACTCTAATAAATCATTTTCTATTTTAGATAAAATGGACGCCTTCTTTGTATCTGTAAAAATAAGTTCAGGAGTATCCGTAATATGCGTAGAATCATCAAAATATTTTCTCAATAAATCTTCATGTTCATGTATTAGCTTATAAATAGCTAATAGCTCAGACTTAGAAGCTGTTCCATTTTTATAATTTACTAAAATATCTTTTATATCATCTGCCATTCTATATTGAAATGACAGATTGATAGAGATAGGGGGTACTATTTTATATTAACTAAATGTTACCATTTTTTTTACTTTTTGAACACCATATCGCATACCAAAATAGATAAGGTAATATCATTTATCAAAGCATACTTTTTAACCAACTTAGTTGCAACTTTTACATAATCTTTGACAGTCGTAGCTGAGACACCTATAATCGCTGCCGCTTCCACGTAAGATTTTCCTTCTATTTTGCATAAAACGAATGCATTTTTCCGTTGTTCGGATAATTGATCAATACCCTCTCTCAGCATTTGTAGTTTTTCCTCATATATTATTTCACTTTCCAAATCCACATCATTAGAAATAATATCATCGCCAACAATTAATACATCTAAAGAAATAAGTCTATTCTTTACCTCTTTTTTTACATATTCTAATGATTTAAAATAGCTTGTATTAAAAAGCCAGCCATCAATTTTAGTATTTTCACTTAGTGACATTCTTTTGTTCCAAAGTAAAACAAATACTTCTTGTAGAATATCTTCTGCATCACCTGACTGCGTCACTAACTGACAAATATTTTTATATATCAACTCAGAATAATCATGGAATATTTGTGTAAATATCTGTCGATCTCCACTTTTCAATTGTCTAAT from Rhizosphaericola mali includes:
- a CDS encoding FecR family protein, with amino-acid sequence MADDIKDILVNYKNGTASKSELLAIYKLIHEHEDLLRKYFDDSTHITDTPELIFTDTKKASILSKIENDLLESNDKIISPFSLIRNYKYIAAAAILFFIALITFIVKDNNTIANNAPQKEYKVATNQTVSEQQQVIRNNSLKIKKIILSDKSVVNLYPHSSISFYTPFKSIERSIYLSGKAIFKVAKNKHQPFVVYSGSISTTALGTRFLVNNKQANNLKIKLFQGKIWLRKEVVSLIGWNKDLVLIPGQQMNYSYANGAVNVSKFVLRNINVAKQDIGVNSIIHPLVIKSITEDSLSVMFHQCILTDVFTELGNVFSKKINVTQINIANKYFTGIVYKSDSLKVIFSNICRMNHLGYSLNKDTIDIHPIVDSFQNPTVNTRDSLDTLLISN
- a CDS encoding RNA polymerase sigma factor, with the translated sequence MLSKTQNEYWIRQLKSGDRQIFTQIFHDYSELIYKNICQLVTQSGDAEDILQEVFVLLWNKRMSLSENTKIDGWLFNTSYFKSLEYVKKEVKNRLISLDVLIVGDDIISNDVDLESEIIYEEKLQMLREGIDQLSEQRKNAFVLCKIEGKSYVEAAAIIGVSATTVKDYVKVATKLVKKYALINDITLSILVCDMVFKK